One Sanguibacter sp. HDW7 DNA window includes the following coding sequences:
- a CDS encoding ABC transporter permease codes for MSTTENPRPGGDDHSLATTPGASAAPAPTAPVGEPENRFSTAWREIVGGSWGVSVGAVILALLAGAVMIAATDETVRQSATYFFSKPGDMIAAAWTTVRDAYGALLRGAIWNPAGDTFLENIRPLATSLTYATPLIAAGLGLAIGFRAGLFNIGGQGQMILAAIGAGWVGFALDLPAGLHLVLAIVVGIAAGALWAGVAGLLKAATGAHEVITTIMLNHTAYYLLFFLLATPGLLQAPGSANPKTPPMKETAILPDLFGSGFPLHAGFLLALAAVAVTWWLLERSRLGFSFRAVGENPKAARVAGIDVKRTTVYSMLVSGAMLGVAGAAQVLGTSTTGFSTDVDAGMGFDAITVALLGRSTPLGTLGAGILFGAFKSGGATMQAAETIPIEIVTVIQSLIVLFIAAPPLVRAIFRLPAPGTAKAARRVRKEVAA; via the coding sequence ATGAGCACCACCGAGAACCCGCGGCCCGGGGGCGACGACCACAGCCTCGCCACGACGCCCGGCGCTTCTGCGGCGCCCGCGCCCACCGCTCCAGTGGGCGAGCCCGAGAACCGCTTCTCCACGGCCTGGCGCGAGATCGTCGGCGGGTCGTGGGGCGTGTCCGTCGGCGCCGTCATCCTCGCGCTCCTCGCGGGCGCCGTGATGATCGCGGCCACCGACGAGACGGTCCGTCAGAGCGCGACCTACTTCTTCTCCAAGCCCGGCGACATGATCGCCGCCGCGTGGACCACCGTGCGCGACGCGTACGGCGCGCTCCTGCGCGGCGCGATCTGGAACCCGGCCGGTGACACGTTCCTCGAGAACATCCGTCCGCTCGCGACGTCCCTCACGTACGCGACGCCGCTCATCGCCGCCGGTCTCGGCCTCGCGATCGGCTTCCGTGCAGGCCTCTTCAACATCGGTGGCCAGGGTCAGATGATCCTCGCCGCGATCGGCGCCGGCTGGGTCGGCTTCGCGCTCGACCTGCCTGCGGGTTTGCACCTCGTGCTCGCGATCGTCGTCGGCATCGCGGCCGGAGCCCTCTGGGCCGGTGTCGCAGGCCTCCTCAAGGCGGCCACGGGTGCGCACGAGGTCATCACGACCATCATGCTCAACCACACCGCGTACTACCTGCTGTTCTTCCTCCTCGCGACCCCCGGCCTCCTGCAGGCTCCCGGGTCCGCGAACCCGAAGACGCCGCCGATGAAGGAGACGGCGATCCTGCCGGACCTCTTCGGCTCCGGGTTCCCGCTCCACGCGGGCTTCCTCCTCGCGCTCGCCGCCGTCGCGGTGACGTGGTGGCTGCTCGAGCGCTCGCGCCTCGGCTTCTCGTTCCGTGCCGTCGGGGAGAACCCCAAGGCCGCGCGCGTCGCAGGCATCGACGTCAAGCGCACGACCGTCTACTCGATGCTCGTCTCGGGCGCGATGCTCGGCGTCGCCGGGGCGGCACAGGTCCTCGGCACCTCGACGACCGGCTTCTCGACCGACGTCGACGCAGGTATGGGCTTCGACGCCATCACCGTCGCGCTGCTCGGCCGCTCGACCCCGCTCGGCACGCTCGGCGCCGGCATCCTCTTCGGCGCCTTCAAGTCCGGCGGCGCCACGATGCAGGCCGCCGAGACGATCCCCATCGAGATCGTCACGGTCATCCAGTCCCTCATCGTGCTCTTCATCGCCGCACCACCGCTCGTCCGGGCCATCTTCAGGCTCCCGGCCCCCGGCACGGCGAAGGCCGCGCGCCGCGTTCGCAAGGAGGTGGCGGCATGA
- a CDS encoding ABC transporter permease, giving the protein MSAPTTVPDEQSVSGQLRHVEVISTKFAIVLSAATAILLAIVGLVPREGDVRFRLSGGSEALQIPSLEVPAMPLAWASVVICLVLAVLSWVLWRSGRRTPWYVGVVFGVVFLAGFLGWAGAGSPSDVPVSNLLGSSILLAVPIIFGALGGTIGERAGVVNIAIEGQLLGSAFVAAIVGTMTQSPWAGLLAGMFAGALVALVLGVFTITYRVDQVIVGVVLNVLVLGLTSFIYSQVLVPQADLYNSTVRFPRVSIPVLSEIPIIGSALFHQSIIVYLLYLTVPAIWFAMFRTRWGLRLRAVGEHPLAADTVGIKVKSVRYRALLVAGAIVGMGGAYYTLVSVSGFGKNMTAGAGFIALAAVIFGKWDPIKATLAGLLFGFSTALASAMSIVQAPVPSQFMLMLPYVVTLLAVAGLIGRSRAPAASGTAYVKE; this is encoded by the coding sequence ATGAGCGCCCCCACGACCGTCCCCGACGAGCAGTCAGTCTCCGGGCAGCTGCGCCACGTCGAGGTCATCAGCACGAAGTTCGCGATTGTCCTCTCGGCCGCGACCGCCATCCTCCTCGCGATCGTCGGGCTCGTGCCGCGCGAGGGCGACGTCCGCTTCCGGCTCTCCGGCGGCAGCGAGGCACTGCAGATCCCGAGCCTCGAGGTCCCCGCGATGCCGCTCGCATGGGCGTCCGTCGTCATCTGCCTCGTCCTCGCCGTCCTCAGCTGGGTCCTGTGGCGCTCCGGTCGGCGCACCCCCTGGTACGTCGGCGTCGTCTTCGGCGTCGTGTTCCTCGCAGGGTTCCTCGGCTGGGCCGGTGCAGGCTCGCCGAGCGACGTCCCGGTCTCGAACCTCCTCGGCTCGTCGATCCTTCTCGCGGTGCCGATCATCTTCGGCGCCCTCGGCGGCACGATCGGTGAGCGCGCGGGCGTCGTCAACATCGCGATCGAAGGACAGCTCCTCGGCTCGGCGTTCGTCGCGGCCATCGTCGGCACCATGACCCAGAGCCCCTGGGCCGGCCTCCTCGCGGGCATGTTCGCGGGAGCCCTGGTCGCGCTCGTGCTCGGCGTCTTCACGATCACCTACCGCGTCGACCAGGTCATCGTCGGTGTCGTCCTCAACGTCCTCGTCCTGGGTCTCACGAGCTTCATCTACTCCCAGGTGCTCGTGCCGCAGGCCGACCTCTACAACAGCACGGTGCGCTTCCCGCGGGTGTCCATCCCCGTGCTCAGCGAGATCCCGATCATCGGCTCGGCGCTGTTCCACCAGTCGATCATCGTGTACCTCCTCTACCTCACGGTGCCCGCCATCTGGTTCGCGATGTTCCGCACCCGCTGGGGCCTGCGCCTGCGCGCCGTCGGCGAGCACCCGCTCGCCGCCGACACCGTCGGCATCAAGGTGAAGAGCGTGCGCTACCGCGCGCTGCTCGTCGCCGGTGCGATCGTCGGCATGGGCGGCGCGTACTACACGCTCGTCTCCGTCTCGGGCTTCGGCAAGAACATGACCGCGGGCGCCGGCTTCATCGCCCTCGCCGCCGTGATCTTCGGTAAGTGGGACCCCATCAAGGCGACTCTCGCGGGCCTGCTCTTCGGGTTCTCGACGGCGCTCGCGAGCGCCATGTCGATCGTCCAGGCGCCTGTGCCGAGCCAGTTCATGCTCATGCTCCCGTACGTCGTCACGCTGCTCGCGGTCGCCGGCCTCATCGGCCGGTCGCGTGCACCCGCGGCGTCGGGCACGGCCTACGTCAAGGAATGA
- a CDS encoding cytidine deaminase: protein MTAPEIDWEALRAAAREVMTRAYVPYSKFPVGVAALVDDGRVVVGCNVENASYPVGLCAECGLVSQLAATGGGRLVAFACVDRHGNKLMPCGRCRQLLWEHGGPELLVDSVSGIRPMTEVLPDAFGPDDFVTRA, encoded by the coding sequence GTGACCGCACCTGAGATCGACTGGGAGGCGCTCCGCGCCGCCGCGCGCGAGGTCATGACCCGCGCGTACGTCCCGTACTCGAAGTTCCCCGTCGGCGTCGCCGCGCTCGTCGACGACGGCCGCGTCGTCGTCGGCTGCAACGTCGAGAACGCCTCGTACCCCGTGGGCCTGTGCGCCGAGTGCGGGCTCGTCTCGCAGCTCGCCGCGACGGGCGGTGGACGCCTCGTCGCGTTCGCGTGCGTCGACCGCCACGGCAACAAGCTCATGCCGTGCGGCCGCTGCCGCCAGCTCCTGTGGGAGCACGGCGGCCCCGAGCTGCTCGTCGACTCCGTCTCCGGCATCCGCCCCATGACCGAGGTGCTGCCCGACGCGTTCGGGCCCGACGACTTCGTCACCCGCGCCTGA
- a CDS encoding thymidine phosphorylase produces the protein MTTSRTEAFDAVDVIVAKRDGKVLSDAQIDWVIDAYTRGVVAEEQMAALNMAILLNGMSRPEIARWTAAMIASGERMDFSSLSRPTSDKHSTGGVGDKITLPLAPLVAVFDVAVPQLSGRGLGHTGGTLDKLESIPGWRAALTNDEMMAQLDGLGAVICQAGSGLAPADRKLYALRDVTGTVEAIPLIASSIMSKKIAEGTGALVLDVKVGSGAFMKDLERARELARTMVDLGTDAGVRTVALLTDMSTPLGLTAGNALEVRESVEVLAGGGPRDVVDLTVALAVEMLAAAHKPVGEDEVRAALADGRAMDVWNRMIEAQEGDPHAELPWATETQDVLAPADGVLTRLDAYDVGIAAWRLGAGRARREDPVQAGAGVVMHAKPGDTVRKGQPLLTLHTDTPERFGRALEALDGAFDVTDGAGFTPTPLVMDRISGF, from the coding sequence ATGACCACGTCCCGGACCGAGGCGTTCGACGCCGTCGACGTCATCGTCGCCAAGCGCGACGGCAAGGTGCTGAGCGACGCCCAGATCGACTGGGTGATCGACGCCTACACGCGCGGCGTCGTCGCCGAGGAGCAGATGGCCGCGCTCAACATGGCGATCCTCCTCAACGGCATGAGCCGTCCCGAGATCGCGCGCTGGACCGCCGCGATGATCGCTTCGGGCGAGCGCATGGACTTCTCGAGCCTCTCGCGCCCGACGTCGGACAAGCACTCGACCGGAGGCGTCGGCGACAAGATCACGCTGCCCCTCGCCCCGCTCGTCGCGGTGTTCGACGTCGCCGTGCCGCAGCTCTCCGGCCGCGGCCTCGGCCACACGGGCGGCACGCTCGACAAGCTCGAGTCGATCCCCGGCTGGCGCGCCGCGCTGACGAACGACGAGATGATGGCGCAGCTCGACGGGCTCGGCGCCGTCATCTGCCAGGCCGGCTCGGGCCTCGCCCCCGCGGACCGCAAGCTCTACGCGCTGCGCGACGTCACGGGCACCGTCGAGGCGATCCCGCTCATCGCGAGCTCGATCATGAGCAAGAAGATCGCCGAGGGCACGGGCGCGCTCGTGCTCGACGTCAAGGTCGGCTCGGGCGCCTTCATGAAGGACCTCGAGCGTGCGCGCGAGCTCGCGCGCACCATGGTCGACCTCGGCACCGACGCCGGGGTGCGGACCGTCGCGCTGCTCACCGACATGTCGACGCCCCTCGGCCTCACCGCGGGCAACGCGCTCGAGGTCCGCGAGTCCGTCGAGGTCCTCGCGGGCGGCGGCCCGCGCGACGTCGTCGACCTCACCGTCGCCCTCGCCGTCGAGATGCTCGCAGCCGCCCACAAGCCCGTCGGCGAGGACGAGGTGCGCGCCGCGCTCGCCGACGGCCGCGCCATGGACGTGTGGAACCGCATGATCGAGGCGCAGGAGGGCGACCCCCACGCCGAGCTGCCGTGGGCCACGGAGACCCAGGACGTCCTCGCGCCCGCCGACGGCGTCCTCACGCGGCTCGACGCGTACGACGTCGGCATCGCCGCGTGGCGCCTCGGTGCGGGCCGTGCCCGCCGCGAGGACCCGGTGCAGGCCGGCGCCGGCGTCGTCATGCACGCCAAGCCCGGCGACACCGTGCGCAAGGGGCAGCCGCTCCTCACGCTCCACACCGACACGCCCGAGAGGTTCGGGCGCGCGCTCGAGGCCCTCGACGGTGCGTTCGACGTCACGGACGGCGCCGGGTTCACGCCGACGCCGCTCGTCATGGACCGCATCAGCGGCTTCTGA
- a CDS encoding iron chelate uptake ABC transporter family permease subunit has product MSATLPTSHAGPSPRHAARAVLVRRAIVLAVLVGVGFTLAAVALATGDVATTWADVLAALRGSDAPGATYVVAELRLPRVLGALLVGVGLGAAGAVTQSLLRNPLASPDIIGVTAGASTAAVLALAGGTALTTAQGWLTGMPVALAALTGGLVAGAIVLACAWQRGLTPHRVVLVGLGVNAGFGGLTSWVLLRADLSGLATSLTWLTGSLNQVRTASLVPVALGVVVLLVCLGLTGRTLGLLRYDARVAAALGTRVGAAQLVLLGLAIALASLVTAVAGPVPFIAFVAPQVALVLLRTEGPPVAGAAVVGAVMMLGADLVASRAFPEPLPVGVVTAFVGVPVLLLVLLRARSRA; this is encoded by the coding sequence ATGAGCGCGACGCTCCCCACCTCGCACGCCGGGCCGAGCCCACGTCACGCGGCCCGCGCGGTGCTCGTGCGTCGCGCCATCGTCCTGGCCGTGCTCGTCGGCGTCGGATTCACGCTCGCGGCCGTCGCGCTCGCGACGGGAGACGTCGCAACCACGTGGGCCGACGTCCTCGCCGCGCTGCGCGGCTCCGACGCCCCGGGCGCGACGTACGTCGTCGCCGAGCTCCGCCTCCCCAGGGTCCTCGGCGCGCTCCTCGTCGGCGTCGGGCTCGGCGCCGCGGGCGCCGTCACCCAGTCCCTCCTGCGCAACCCGCTCGCGAGCCCCGACATCATCGGCGTGACGGCCGGCGCGAGCACCGCCGCGGTGCTCGCGCTCGCGGGCGGGACCGCGCTCACGACCGCGCAGGGCTGGCTCACGGGGATGCCGGTCGCGCTCGCCGCGCTCACCGGCGGGCTCGTCGCCGGGGCGATCGTCCTCGCGTGCGCCTGGCAGCGCGGCCTCACGCCCCACAGGGTCGTCCTCGTCGGCCTCGGCGTCAACGCGGGCTTCGGCGGCCTCACCTCGTGGGTGCTGCTGCGCGCCGACCTCTCGGGGCTCGCGACCTCGCTCACATGGCTCACGGGAAGCCTCAACCAGGTGCGGACGGCCTCGCTCGTGCCGGTCGCGCTCGGCGTCGTCGTCCTTCTCGTGTGTCTCGGGCTCACGGGGCGCACGCTCGGGCTGCTGCGCTACGACGCGCGGGTCGCGGCGGCTCTCGGAACGCGGGTCGGGGCCGCGCAGCTCGTGCTGCTCGGTCTCGCGATCGCGCTCGCGTCCCTCGTCACGGCGGTTGCGGGGCCCGTGCCGTTCATCGCGTTCGTCGCACCGCAGGTCGCTCTCGTCCTCCTGCGGACCGAGGGGCCTCCGGTCGCGGGCGCCGCGGTCGTCGGCGCGGTGATGATGCTCGGCGCGGACCTCGTCGCGTCCCGCGCGTTCCCCGAGCCCCTGCCCGTCGGCGTCGTCACGGCCTTCGTCGGCGTCCCCGTGCTCCTGCTCGTCCTCCTGCGCGCCCGCAGCCGGGCGTAG
- a CDS encoding iron ABC transporter permease: MTRTTAGVAVVLVVVAAAGLAVGSTLVAPGDVVRALLDPTASDPATVAVVTGLRLPRTVLGVVAGAALGLAGALTQVHTRNPLADPGLLGVTSGAGLAVVAGMAFAGLTSPGATVWSAVAGAAVAGALVLLVAGQVRAFGPVTTLVLTGAVTSALLGALTTAILLTHEPIMRSFQGWSTGALAGRPLDLLGVVAPLLVVGIALTFVNLPAWPGLALGDQVAAGLGRHVVADRVVGVCAVVALAAAATAIAGPVGFVGLLAPHVTRRFLPDAPVAAVLLAAPVGAALLVLADVVGRVAAPTGELPAGVAIAFVGAPAFVLVARAVTR; the protein is encoded by the coding sequence GTGACGAGGACGACGGCCGGCGTGGCCGTCGTCCTCGTCGTCGTCGCCGCGGCCGGGCTCGCCGTCGGCTCGACCCTCGTGGCTCCCGGCGACGTCGTGCGGGCCCTGCTCGACCCGACGGCCTCGGACCCGGCGACCGTCGCGGTCGTCACGGGGCTGCGGCTGCCGCGCACCGTCCTCGGGGTCGTCGCGGGCGCGGCGCTCGGGCTCGCGGGCGCGCTCACGCAGGTCCACACGCGCAACCCGCTCGCCGACCCGGGACTGCTCGGCGTCACCTCGGGCGCGGGGCTCGCGGTCGTCGCCGGGATGGCATTCGCGGGTCTCACCTCGCCCGGGGCGACCGTGTGGTCCGCGGTCGCGGGCGCGGCCGTCGCCGGCGCCCTCGTGCTGCTCGTCGCGGGCCAGGTGCGGGCGTTCGGCCCCGTGACGACGCTCGTGCTCACGGGCGCCGTGACGAGCGCGCTCCTCGGGGCGCTGACGACCGCGATCCTCCTCACCCACGAGCCGATCATGCGCTCGTTCCAGGGCTGGTCGACGGGCGCGCTCGCGGGACGTCCGCTCGACCTCCTCGGCGTCGTCGCCCCGCTCCTCGTCGTCGGCATCGCGCTCACGTTCGTCAACCTGCCCGCGTGGCCAGGGCTCGCGCTCGGCGACCAGGTGGCCGCCGGTCTCGGCCGTCACGTCGTCGCCGACCGCGTCGTCGGCGTGTGCGCGGTCGTCGCGCTCGCGGCCGCCGCGACCGCGATCGCGGGTCCCGTCGGGTTCGTCGGGCTGCTCGCCCCGCACGTCACCCGCAGGTTCCTGCCCGACGCCCCCGTCGCGGCCGTCCTCCTCGCGGCACCCGTCGGCGCGGCGCTCCTCGTCCTCGCCGACGTCGTCGGGCGTGTCGCGGCCCCGACCGGTGAGCTGCCCGCGGGCGTCGCGATCGCGTTCGTCGGCGCCCCCGCCTTCGTGCTTGTCGCCCGGGCGGTGACGCGATGA
- a CDS encoding siderophore-interacting protein, which produces MTSDTLVPAGPRGWCSTGETPVTENALTATHSFELRPRTFKVTATTRLSETLVRVRFSSDDDFEGFPAVAAEDHVKLFFDTDDAGDPVVPQLVDGRWNARGLTYRDYTVRWFDPVNRRLDIDLVLHEHGVAGRWAATASPGDRLASLGPRGSFHVKDVFPWYVLAADETALPALARWVEGLRPGVPVTAYVEVDGPGSHIDLPTEADLTLVWLHRDGAPAGSGTWLSDAIVAHDFPDREGFVWVAGESVGIKPARRFVKAAGFERDHWDVDGYWRRGTVNLDHHEEDEDDDEPAPATDA; this is translated from the coding sequence ATGACCTCCGACACCCTCGTCCCCGCAGGCCCGCGCGGCTGGTGCTCGACGGGCGAGACGCCCGTCACCGAGAACGCGCTCACCGCGACGCACTCCTTCGAGCTGCGTCCCCGCACGTTCAAGGTCACCGCGACGACCCGGCTCTCCGAGACGCTCGTCCGCGTCCGCTTCTCCTCGGACGACGACTTCGAGGGCTTCCCCGCGGTCGCCGCCGAGGACCACGTCAAGCTGTTCTTCGACACCGACGACGCGGGCGACCCCGTCGTCCCCCAGCTCGTCGACGGCCGGTGGAACGCGCGCGGGCTCACCTACCGGGACTACACGGTCCGCTGGTTCGACCCCGTGAACCGTCGCCTCGACATCGACCTCGTGCTCCACGAGCACGGCGTCGCGGGCCGCTGGGCCGCGACGGCTTCGCCGGGCGACCGGCTCGCGTCGCTCGGCCCGCGCGGCTCGTTCCACGTCAAGGACGTCTTCCCGTGGTACGTCCTCGCCGCCGACGAGACCGCGCTGCCCGCCCTCGCTCGCTGGGTCGAGGGCCTGCGCCCCGGGGTGCCGGTCACCGCGTACGTCGAGGTCGACGGGCCCGGCTCGCACATCGACCTGCCGACCGAGGCCGACCTCACGCTCGTCTGGCTCCACCGCGACGGCGCGCCCGCGGGCTCGGGCACGTGGCTGTCCGACGCGATCGTCGCGCACGACTTCCCCGATCGCGAAGGCTTCGTGTGGGTCGCGGGCGAGTCCGTCGGCATCAAGCCCGCCCGACGCTTCGTCAAGGCCGCGGGCTTCGAGCGCGACCACTGGGACGTCGACGGCTACTGGCGTCGCGGAACGGTCAACCTCGACCACCACGAGGAGGACGAGGACGACGACGAGCCCGCTCCCGCCACGGATGCCTGA
- a CDS encoding ABC transporter substrate-binding protein produces MTSRHRLSLAAVLAGMLALAACSGGSSDTAAPTSAAPTASSTATSAEAGTATVASAFGDVEIPAAPKRVVALEGAVGPLLAAGITPVATADGDWEDAFLPAEFDQVKDLPVVLGPDGWDYEAIAAAKPDLLIGFVRAGTVDEISPEAVAEHARLSGIAPTVLILADGSASTKDATLKIAEIVGSGTQATEAKAAYDAKAAQIRETYAGALAAHTFAAVDHYEGIVTVYTPISWLGGILTDVGASIDPVAADATGTNGVDLSTEELTRLSPDSVILTEQALDGTPGIGAEELDAVPTYTTLPAVAAGHAYGVQYFFADRYETGLKVLDQLETILAGL; encoded by the coding sequence ATGACCTCGCGCCACCGTCTCTCCCTCGCCGCCGTCCTCGCAGGCATGCTCGCGCTCGCCGCCTGCTCGGGAGGATCCTCCGACACGGCTGCCCCCACGTCAGCCGCTCCCACTGCGTCATCGACCGCCACGAGCGCCGAGGCTGGCACCGCCACCGTCGCGAGCGCCTTCGGCGACGTCGAGATCCCCGCGGCACCGAAGCGCGTCGTCGCCCTCGAAGGTGCGGTCGGCCCGCTGCTCGCCGCAGGCATCACGCCCGTCGCGACCGCGGACGGCGACTGGGAGGACGCCTTCCTCCCCGCCGAGTTCGACCAGGTCAAGGACCTGCCCGTCGTCCTCGGACCCGACGGCTGGGACTACGAGGCCATCGCGGCCGCCAAGCCCGACCTCCTCATCGGCTTCGTCCGCGCGGGCACCGTCGACGAGATCTCTCCCGAGGCCGTCGCCGAGCACGCACGCCTCTCGGGCATCGCGCCGACCGTCCTCATCCTCGCGGACGGCTCCGCCTCGACGAAGGACGCGACGCTGAAGATCGCCGAGATCGTCGGCTCGGGCACGCAGGCCACCGAGGCCAAGGCCGCGTACGACGCCAAGGCCGCCCAGATCCGCGAGACGTACGCCGGCGCGCTCGCCGCGCACACGTTCGCCGCGGTCGACCACTACGAGGGCATCGTCACGGTCTACACGCCCATCTCGTGGCTCGGCGGCATCCTCACGGACGTCGGCGCGAGCATCGACCCCGTCGCGGCCGACGCGACCGGCACGAACGGCGTCGACCTCTCGACCGAGGAGCTCACGCGACTGAGCCCGGACAGCGTCATCCTCACCGAGCAGGCGCTCGACGGGACGCCGGGCATCGGCGCTGAGGAGCTCGACGCGGTCCCGACGTACACGACGCTGCCTGCCGTCGCGGCCGGCCACGCGTACGGCGTCCAGTACTTCTTCGCCGACCGCTACGAGACGGGCCTCAAGGTCCTCGACCAGCTCGAGACGATCCTCGCCGGGCTCTGA
- a CDS encoding ABC transporter ATP-binding protein, which translates to MPHLRSRAPAPARPSGTGPAAPSPAPRLACTGIDATYDGRTPVLHDVAVTFAPGRLTAIVGPNGSGKSTLLACLAHQLHHDGSVTLDGTDVARVPRRRLARRLAFLPQSPTAPEGVSVRGLTERGRTPHRRAFAPLGASDHAAVGSALARLDLEPLAERRLTELSGGQRQRAWIALVLAQDAPTLLLDEPTAFLDLAQQASLLDLARTLAHEGRTVLAVLHDLNLAAAFADELVVLDRGRVHAQGAPADVLTRELLAEVFGLRADLLPDPMTGAPVILPRPSVPLVALAAHAARSVAAESVAAEA; encoded by the coding sequence GTGCCGCACCTCCGCTCCCGAGCCCCGGCACCCGCCCGGCCGAGCGGCACGGGTCCGGCAGCCCCGTCACCGGCTCCCCGGCTCGCGTGCACGGGGATCGACGCGACCTACGACGGCCGGACACCCGTGCTCCACGACGTCGCCGTGACGTTCGCGCCCGGGCGGCTCACCGCGATCGTCGGCCCGAACGGATCGGGCAAGTCGACCCTCCTCGCGTGCCTCGCCCACCAGCTCCACCACGACGGCTCCGTGACCCTCGACGGCACCGACGTCGCCCGGGTGCCCCGCCGCCGCCTCGCGCGGCGGCTCGCGTTCCTGCCCCAGTCGCCGACGGCTCCCGAGGGGGTGAGCGTCCGCGGGCTCACCGAACGTGGCCGCACGCCGCACCGGCGAGCGTTCGCACCCCTCGGTGCGTCCGACCACGCGGCAGTCGGCTCGGCGCTCGCACGGCTCGACCTCGAACCCCTCGCCGAGCGTCGGCTCACCGAGCTCTCGGGCGGTCAGCGTCAGCGCGCCTGGATCGCGCTCGTCCTCGCGCAGGACGCCCCGACCCTCCTCCTCGACGAGCCGACCGCGTTCCTCGACCTCGCCCAGCAGGCTTCTCTCCTCGACCTCGCGCGCACGCTCGCGCACGAGGGCCGCACCGTCCTCGCCGTGCTCCACGACCTCAACCTCGCCGCTGCGTTCGCCGACGAGCTCGTCGTCCTCGACCGCGGCCGGGTGCACGCCCAGGGCGCCCCCGCGGACGTCCTCACCCGCGAGCTGCTCGCCGAGGTCTTCGGCCTGCGCGCCGACCTCCTGCCCGACCCGATGACGGGCGCGCCCGTCATCCTGCCCCGCCCGTCCGTCCCGCTCGTCGCCCTGGCAGCGCACGCCGCCAGGAGCGTCGCCGCCGAGAGCGTCGCCGCCGAGGCGTGA